The following is a genomic window from Candidatus Desulfatibia profunda.
ATTTCCTACATAGATCTTCATTCTAATCTCCTTTTGTAATAAATTATAAGTTTTCACATCGCCTAACGAGTCTGTAGAAAAAGCCTATTTTCAGCAAAATTCTGAAGTATTTTGTAAAAGTACTTTTTCTGAGACCAAGTAATAAAATAAAGAATAACCGCTCCAGGGCAAAAATTTTAGACGATTTACACGAACCCCACCATCAGGGCATCATTTTTTCTGCTTTTCTACCATATAGCGGCTCTGGTAGAAAACCACCTCGTAAATTTACTTTTTCTACAGACTCAACCCACTGAATCACCGGTGTGAGTGTAGCGCCAGCGGAACTCACATCCGAGTGAATTCAGTTGTTGGCCAACTCTATTCCGCATGTAAAGCATCAAGAACAGCCCGCGGATTTCTCGATGCAACGCGCAACAATGCCTTAGCTGGCCCTTCTGGTTTCCTTCTACCTTGTTCCCAATTTTGCAAGGTTCGGACGCTGACCCCTATCATGAGAGCGAATTCATATTGTGAAACATTGAGCTTATCTCTCACTGTCTTAATTTCAGGGGGTTCAATCTCATAAACACGACTCGGTGCTTGTCGTCCAGCCTTGATTTCACCGGCTTCCTTAATACTGGCAACGAGTTTTTCGAAATTTTCTTTCTTCATAATAGTAACTCCTTCACTATCCTGCGGAGCAGCTTGAGCTGTTCCGGTGTCAGATCTTCTTGTTCGGTCTTCCTGTATGGAAAAAGCATGAATATTGTTTCTGGAGGACTCCAATAGTAAATCACGCGTAAGGCTCCACGTTTTCCTGTACCGGGAAGACTCCAACGAATTTTCCGTAAACCTCCACTTCCTCGAATCAAACTCCCGGCATCTGGCCGGAGCATCAATGCCGTTTGCAACATCCGATAATTATCGTCCGGGAGCAGGCGTTGAATTTCTTTTGTAAAAATGGATGTTTCGATAAAAATCATAATCTTATTATACGCCATTGGCGTATGTTGTCAAGGTTACTTCCGATTTTTGTAACAGTTTAGTCCCTTTTCTTGGATATGCGTGGGATCTGCGTGTGGATATGCGGGACATCCATAAATAAGTAAATAACTCATTCAGGTAATTGGTAATTGTGCTTTTTGGCGATCTTTTCACCTCGACTTACAGCGTATCCTACTCCAGGTTGACTCATTCCCAAACGTTTGGCCACATCCGTACAACTCATGCCTAATTCTTGAACAGCCCAATAACACAACAAATCCCTGGCTTCAACTTGAACCTTCCGCCGACCTTTTGAATATATTTCTTCTTCATCCATACCATATAGCTTTGATACTCTCTGACCAATCTTTTCAAGATCATATCCCAAACCCTTTAACTCATAACGGCGGTCCAATTGCTCGTTTGCCTCTGATAATAATGCGGCAACAAATTCACCGTCTCCCAATATGCGCTCATCACCTTTAACCCGGTCCTGACCTTTTAAACGTAATTTTTTTACCGCAGACCAACCGCCAAGACTGCGCACCAAACCCCCGCCGACAAGTTCCGGCCTCCTGCCCTGATCAATACCTTCTTTAACATACGCAAGATAACGCTTTCTTGCGTCTGAAACTTTTCGGCCAAAATATGAAAGCACATATTTTGTATCACA
Proteins encoded in this region:
- a CDS encoding helix-turn-helix domain-containing protein, which encodes MKKENFEKLVASIKEAGEIKAGRQAPSRVYEIEPPEIKTVRDKLNVSQYEFALMIGVSVRTLQNWEQGRRKPEGPAKALLRVASRNPRAVLDALHAE
- a CDS encoding transposase, which encodes MPRLARLDAPGVLHHIIIRGIERRKIFGDDQDKDNLTDRLSILLPETKTACYAWALMSNHAHFLFRSGNAGISTLMRRLLTGYAIYFNRRYRRHGQLFQNRYKSIICQEDIYFKELVRYIHLNPLRAKLAPDIKGLNKYPYSGHSVLMGKKQRAWCDTKYVLSYFGRKVSDARKRYLAYVKEGIDQGRRPELVGGGLVRSLGGWSAVKKLRLKGQDRVKGDERILGDGEFVAALLSEANEQLDRRYELKGLGYDLEKIGQRVSKLYGMDEEEIYSKGRRKVQVEARDLLCYWAVQELGMSCTDVAKRLGMSQPGVGYAVSRGEKIAKKHNYQLPE